CTTTCCTACATCATCGGTTGTCCCCGGGCGAAGGTCGCCTGTGTGGTCGATCCCAAGCGGGATGTGCAGGAATATATTGATATTGCCAGGGAAAACGGCATGAAGATCACCCATGTTTTCGAGACCCACATCCATGCCGATCATATCAGCGGGAATCAGGAACTGCGTCAGCGTACCGGGGCTGCGATCTGTTATATGGAGGATTCGCCGGTCACCTTCGAGCATACCGTTCTTCACGAAGGACAGGTCATGGACTTCGGCAGTGCCAGGCTCGAATTCATCAAGACCCCGGGGCATACTCCCCATTCCATGTCCATTGTGGTCACTGATTTGTCCCGCAGCAGCGAACCCTGGTTTGTGCTCACCGGAGACTGTTTGTTTGTGGGGGATATCGGACGTCCGGATCTTGCCGGCAAAGAGCTCATCGACGAGCAGATCCACAATCTTTACCATTCCCTGTACAACAGGCTCGGGGCGTTGCCGGCCAGTCTGGAAGTCTTTCCCGCCCACGGCGAAGGCTCCTTGTGCGGCAAGGGCATGAGTTCCAAGTCCAGTTCAACCATCGGGTTCGAAAAGGTCAGCAACCCCATGCTGACCCTCACCAAAGAGGAATTCATCCGGAAGATGAAACAGGGCTTTCCCGAGCGACCCAAGAGTTTTCATCACATCATCGAGACCAACCGCACCGGGGTTCCCCTGCTTGATCGCTGCCCCGTGGTCACGGACATGAGTCCCCGGCAGGTCAAGGATCTTGTGGACAGGGGCGCTGTCGTCCTGGACACGAGGGATACGGCCGCGTTCGGCGGCGTGCATATTCCCGGGTCCATTAATATCGGGTTTGCCAAGCAGACGGCCAACTGGATCGGCATGGTCATTGATCCGTCTTCGGAGCTCATTCTGGTGGTCACGGATACCAAGGCCTACCAGGACATGGTTGTTCAGCTGCATCGCATTGGCTACGATAATATCATTGGCTATCTGTACGGGGGCATCGCTGCCTGGCAGGAGGAGGGCTATCCCATTGATCAGCTCTGGCAGATTTCTGCATCAAGGCTGCATGCCAAACTGGAAAAGGGGGGCGGTACATATTTCTATGATGTGCGCACCGATGGGGAATGGGCTTCCGGACACATAGAAGGAGCACATCATTTACCCTTGCCCCAACTTCTTCAGAATGTTCCGGACATACCCAAAAACGAGGAAGTCATTGTTACCTGCGGGGTGGGGTACCGGGGCAATATTGCTGCGAGCTATCTGCAAAGCCAGGGCTTTGCGCATGTCCACAGTCTGGCCGGGGGCATGGCTGCCTGGGTGAACAGTGGGCTGCCCTTGGTCGAGTAGGCAAAGAGGTTTACCTGTCCATCCAAAAAAGCCGCCCCTTGGGGCGGCTTTTTTGCGGGAAACAATGGCCGATGGCAGGCTAGAACTCCAGGTCGTAGCTGGCAATGGCGGTTTGAATGCGCTGCTGGGAGGCACGCATTCTTGTTTCGAGATCCGCCACATAGGCGTCCATGTCCAGGGTGATTCGTGCAACCCCGGAATCAATGGCAGCCTGGGCCACGGCCGGGGCCACATGCAGGATGAGGCGGGGGTCCAGGGGTTTGGGCAGAATGTAGTCCGGACCGTAGGTCATGGATTCCATGCCGTAGGCATCCAGAACCTCCTGGGGGATTGGTTCCTTGGCCAGCTTGGCCAGGGCCTTGGCCGCTGCGATTTTCATTTCTTCGTTGATGGTGGAGGCCCGTACATCCAGGGCACCACGGAAAATAAAGGGAAATCCGGAAACATTGTTGATCTGGTTGGGATAATCGGATCGTCCTGTGCCCATGATGCAGTCGGGGCGTGCCTGGCGGGCGGCATCAAAGGTGATCTCGGGATCAGGATTGGCCATGGCAAAGATGATGGGCTGGTCGGCCATGGATTTGACCATGTCCTGGCTCAGGATATCCTTGACCGAGACGCCAAGGAACAGATCCGCTCCCTTGATGACCTCTTCCATGGTCCCGTAATCCTTGTCCTGAGCAAAGAGAGCCTTGTAGGGGTTCATGCCGTCGCGGCCCTTGTAGATGAGTCCCCGGGAATCATACATGTAGATGTTTTCGTTGCGCACACCCAGGCTCTGGTAGAACTTGGCGCAGGCAATGGCGGCAGCGCCTGCTCCGGACACAACCACCTTGATATCCTCTGCCTTCTTGTTGCTCAGTTCCAGGGCGTTGACCAGGGCTGCGCCGGAGATGATGGCGGTCCCGTGCTGGTCGTCATGGAAGACCGGGATGTTCAGGGACTCGATGAGTTTTTCCTCAATGTAAAAACATTCTGGAGCCTTGATGTCTTCCAGGTTGATCCCGCCAAAGGTCGGCTCGAGCATGGTGCACAATTCAATGATCTTGTCCGGATCGGGCTGGTTGACGTTGATGTCGTAGACATCCACATCGGCAAAGACCTTGAACAGGACGCCCTTGCCTTCCATGACCGGTTTGCCGGCCATGGGGCCGATATTGCCAAGACCGAGCACGGCCGTGCCATTGGAAACCACGGCCACGAGATTGGCCTTGTTGGTGTAGTCGTAAACCCGGGAAGGATCATTCTTGATGGCCAGACAGGCCTGGGCCACGCCAGGTGTATAGGCCAGGGAAAGGTGTTTCTGGGTCGCACACGGCTTGACGGGAATGACCTCAAGTTTTCCCTTGCGCCCTTGTGAATGGTAGTCCAAAGCCTCTTGATTGGTAAAAAGAGCCATAGATCCTCCGCATTGTTGGTAACGAGTGTTTGATAGGGTTGCAGTGTGATCGGGCAAGACCAGCCTTGATCTGCCTGGTGATCACAAAGCAACAGACCTTACTCCAGATTGTCAGGCAATTCAATATGGGGTAGTGGGGCCAAATGCGCACAACAATAGTCATCAATCTGACCCGGTTTGGCGATCTGATCCAGACGCAACCCGTGCTTGGCGGGTACAAGCGACAGGGGGATCGGACCGTGCTGGTCTGTTTGGAGCAATTTGCCAAGGCAGCCGAGCTGCTCATGGATGTGGATCGCGTTGTTGCCTTGCCGGGAGCGCGGCTTTTGGCAGACATTGATTCCCGGTGGACAGCTGCCCTGCAAACCCTTTGCGCTGTTGTTGGCGACGAAAGTCATGGAACGACGGCCCATGTTGTCAACCTGACGCCGAGTCTGAGTTCACGGCTTTTGGGACATCTTTATGCGCCGTCCGGGCAGCTTGGTTTTGGGCTCGATGATCACGGGTTCGGTCTGTATTCTTCGCCGTGGGCCAACTATCTTCAGGCAGCTTCCCGGCTTCGGGGGTGCAGTCCTTTCAATCTGGTGGATGTTATGGTTCGGGTGGCCCATCTGCCCTGCATGGGGGACAGACCCCGGCTCAAGGAACCGCAACCGGAAATCCTTGCCTGGTGCGTTGATCGCCTGCAGGAACACGCTCCCCGTGGATGCAGGGGATTTGTGGCGTTGCAGCTGGGTGCCAGCCAGGATACGCGGCGCTGGCCTGTGGCCTATTTTGCACGCTTGGGAAGTCATATATGGAACCGGCACAGGCTGTGTCCGGTCCTTGTTGGCGCCCCGAACGAGAAATCCTTGAGTGAACGCTACGCTGCCATGAACCGTGCTCCCGTGGTTGACATGGTGGGGCAAACAGACCTTGCCCAGCTGGCTGGCGTCCTGGGCCAGACCAAACTGCTGGTTACCAATGATACCGGGACCATGCACATGGCAGCCGGCCTTGCCGTTCCCATTGTGGCCCTGTTTCTTGCTACGGCTCAGCCCTGGGATACAGGGCCGTATCAGGAAAACTGCCTTTGTCTGGAGCCGGACATGGATTGCCATCCCTGTTCCTTTTCCTCGTCTTGTGAGCGTGATCATGCCTGCCGAAAGGCCATCAAGCCCTCTCTGGTGGGTGAGCTGGTGGACGATTTCCTTGCCACGGGCATCTGGTCCGTGCCCGCCCACAGGGGGGCTAGGGGGTGGAAAACCGTGTTACATGACAACATGATGGATCTGGTCGCCCTTACGGAAGACAGGCAGGATCGTATTGCGTGGGTCCGCATCCAGCAATGGTATTATCGTCAATTCCTTGACGGAAAACCGCTTGCGCCCTTTGCCCATGTCTATCCGTTGAGCACCGAGGCCCGGGACGAGATTGCAGGCACCCTGAATCGGGCCCGGGGGCTGCTCCATTTGTTTCGAGAACAAATCCTGTTGGTGCGCAGGAT
The Desulfoplanes formicivorans DNA segment above includes these coding regions:
- a CDS encoding MBL fold metallo-hydrolase, encoding MYFKQITVNGLGCLSYIIGCPRAKVACVVDPKRDVQEYIDIARENGMKITHVFETHIHADHISGNQELRQRTGAAICYMEDSPVTFEHTVLHEGQVMDFGSARLEFIKTPGHTPHSMSIVVTDLSRSSEPWFVLTGDCLFVGDIGRPDLAGKELIDEQIHNLYHSLYNRLGALPASLEVFPAHGEGSLCGKGMSSKSSSTIGFEKVSNPMLTLTKEEFIRKMKQGFPERPKSFHHIIETNRTGVPLLDRCPVVTDMSPRQVKDLVDRGAVVLDTRDTAAFGGVHIPGSINIGFAKQTANWIGMVIDPSSELILVVTDTKAYQDMVVQLHRIGYDNIIGYLYGGIAAWQEEGYPIDQLWQISASRLHAKLEKGGGTYFYDVRTDGEWASGHIEGAHHLPLPQLLQNVPDIPKNEEVIVTCGVGYRGNIAASYLQSQGFAHVHSLAGGMAAWVNSGLPLVE
- a CDS encoding malic enzyme-like NAD(P)-binding protein is translated as MALFTNQEALDYHSQGRKGKLEVIPVKPCATQKHLSLAYTPGVAQACLAIKNDPSRVYDYTNKANLVAVVSNGTAVLGLGNIGPMAGKPVMEGKGVLFKVFADVDVYDINVNQPDPDKIIELCTMLEPTFGGINLEDIKAPECFYIEEKLIESLNIPVFHDDQHGTAIISGAALVNALELSNKKAEDIKVVVSGAGAAAIACAKFYQSLGVRNENIYMYDSRGLIYKGRDGMNPYKALFAQDKDYGTMEEVIKGADLFLGVSVKDILSQDMVKSMADQPIIFAMANPDPEITFDAARQARPDCIMGTGRSDYPNQINNVSGFPFIFRGALDVRASTINEEMKIAAAKALAKLAKEPIPQEVLDAYGMESMTYGPDYILPKPLDPRLILHVAPAVAQAAIDSGVARITLDMDAYVADLETRMRASQQRIQTAIASYDLEF
- a CDS encoding glycosyltransferase family 9 protein — encoded protein: MRTTIVINLTRFGDLIQTQPVLGGYKRQGDRTVLVCLEQFAKAAELLMDVDRVVALPGARLLADIDSRWTAALQTLCAVVGDESHGTTAHVVNLTPSLSSRLLGHLYAPSGQLGFGLDDHGFGLYSSPWANYLQAASRLRGCSPFNLVDVMVRVAHLPCMGDRPRLKEPQPEILAWCVDRLQEHAPRGCRGFVALQLGASQDTRRWPVAYFARLGSHIWNRHRLCPVLVGAPNEKSLSERYAAMNRAPVVDMVGQTDLAQLAGVLGQTKLLVTNDTGTMHMAAGLAVPIVALFLATAQPWDTGPYQENCLCLEPDMDCHPCSFSSSCERDHACRKAIKPSLVGELVDDFLATGIWSVPAHRGARGWKTVLHDNMMDLVALTEDRQDRIAWVRIQQWYYRQFLDGKPLAPFAHVYPLSTEARDEIAGTLNRARGLLHLFREQILLVRRMPSPAMNRKFMLTWQRIQTNFEQSPWLGILGLLWTYQTQDVSAESMEELLALLARYDRLVGSLGEYVAASKTA